Part of the Amphiura filiformis chromosome 9, Afil_fr2py, whole genome shotgun sequence genome is shown below.
tattttggaaaaGCTACATTATATCATCatgtgatataaaaaaaaaagttgtcaaCAGGCGCAAAAAATTATGCGATGTTTAGCGTTTTAAATACTTCATAAGCTGAATCAATTTGATTTCGTTATGTGTTTATGTTGACTTGTTAATTTGATTATTCCCAGTGATAAACGGATGATTGAGTAATCTCTACGATAGATAAGTCTTGCAATAGTGCGCCGCAGAATAAGTCAGCCTTcgatagctcagttggtagagcggtGGACTGTAGTGGAGTTCACATTGTCATCCATAGGTCACTGGTTCGAATCCGGTTCGAAGGAGGGactatttctttgttttatttttgaacacGAAGGCACAAATTATTATCTTTGAATGTATAAGTGAAAGGAAAAGCAACTTCAATGTGATTTTTTCTCTATTATTCTTGGCAAAATAATTACCACCCTCcccaaaacattacataattattttctacAATAGtatacaattttattttattttttatttattttggaaaaGCTACGGTACATTATATCATCatgtgttataaaaaaaaaagttgtcaaCAGGCGCAAAAAATTATGCGATGTTTAGCGTTTTACTTCATAATATAGCTGAATCAATTTGATTTCGTTATGTGTTTATGTTGACTCaccaaattattattaaatcatactttaggCCTATTTTGATTacaaagattcagatattgttaacttaatcaaacagtgtattattgttgtgcattcgtgtgaataatgctgtgctaacacttttctttgatgactttgaccacaattttatattttttcaaatatctaaagAATACaaaaatctaagctaattgaacagacatgAGGACGTACCGATCTCGAGTTATtaacgaaaaggtcaaaggtcacgtatttggctctatgggggtcaaacacatcaaagtgctccgattttgactaaaatggtgtcaaaatgttcgttttgataaacaattcaaataaggataggattgcacaatttaggatgtttcgttacctacgtaatgcatcaaaataggtcaaggtcaatacggTAGACCTCAATGGTATTTgatctattttgctgtgttacgtaggtaacgaaacatcaagTTATGCAATCCTTGTATGATGCAAAGTTGTATGATgtctaatataaaaaaaaatatggacatagtgcacttatgtccacggcaaattcaccgtgacctttccagccataaacccgctttgtgaagattaaaccgagatatgcagtactaaaccaatatagtaggcctaaccgattgtccaacgcaaatttattaccacgtgataatattaatctaatgagcgatcgaattgtccgctacggtcgactaatccagtcgataatgacgctattgacatgtacgggcggagctccactgactgagttttggggtatttttcactggtttgctgtcatttacccaccgttattataaggactatgctaatgatttaaagattgacatgtagagaataaaccatacttgattgacagaaagtactaaatttgtacctattacggtttcgtgacagcCCTCTTGCAAATATGACCAACCCAGGGCggcccgcacaccgacatcgcctggctaataattatttggtgcagcagagacactaaaatgaatacacgagatcgatacacgtgaattgctatgcacgattttgatatcagacgaaaatcttcggatactgggttagaaaatgatgaatatctcccgcaaatgattttttctcaagaaaccagatgtgggctcatacacttgaaaatacgtgttgaacagatatgatagtcgttagcgtgcgttttgaaaattggccgtgcgctttgaactcaaaatctaaccaaaactctaatgttatattgcgttggtcctgtatggactacagcgcgcagcaggctatagtctgctgcactcactactcagtggaggcagtataccgttaaaccattgaccgcaatgtcgtatacaagcttactcacacagcgagaaatcaattaccccggttattgtcagtagccttagtcaggtcacttcgctaattatgcatctcataaggtccgaataaaatggccatgggtggccgtggattcaacctaccatggcgatttctaccatgaagataccGGGGTGATGTCACTgtggcccggtgaagcaaaatgtgcattggaataacacgggagtttggatatagatggtatatttgtttttcatacaaatgtatggtcccccgttattaaagcttgtaccgggttgaaaattcagatattttgaaaagaataagtaattgaaacatagagaaagtactaaaatcatagcttttatactttgtcatatatgacgctaactagttcatcccctatatctacaacacagcgctaccagtagggttcaattgcctattgtgagtgcccctgtgttgtgtgcatacatgtagttaagaataactgcatgatgagggGGTTGCAACAACCCATCGTAGTAAATCTTACAAAACCATGGTTAAACAAAGCCTCGACTTTGCTAAAACAGCGTAGTCCATCAAGAGAGACCACGCTATTGTTAGCACGATAATCCACGCCGTTACCACGCCTGACGGCGCGCATGGATTATAGCTGATTATCGTGCTAGCAATAACGCTGTCCTTCTTGACGGACTAAAATTGGGCGGATTAAACAATAGGTCTTGTAGAAAGGCAGTTAGAGTATTACCCTGTTCGTGGCGTCCTTcgatagctcagttggtagagcggtGGACTGTAGTGGAAAATACATTGTCATCCATAGGTCACTGGTTCGAATCCGGTTCGAAGGAGGGACCTTTTCTATGTCCTTTGACCATCCATTTTTGCGCTTTAAAATTCTCGCGCATTACGTATTGTTTCGTGCCTTTTTGTTCTGTCAAAAATACTACAGCAGGACAAttgtataaatatatttatattggcCCTTGATTAAGCCATGAGCTGACCTTAGGACTAGTGAACCATTGGACGAGCGGATGAATCTGTGTAACCATTTGCTTTTGATCTATGAGCTGATTTATAATTAAAACCAAGGAAATAGGGTCTTTATTCTTTGAATAAATACCCAGTGTTTTTAAATGTAAGTTGCACGTGTAGACCTAGGTCTATCCTATCTTATTTAGGACCTTTGCTTTTAAAACAGAATCTGTTTGCACATTACCACAAAGAAGTTTATGATCaacaacattttataaataaaaaaggaTTGATAAATGGCAtttaataatcaaattaaaaacaataattatgtcTTTAATGTTAAAACTGCGtctataaaaaaaattgtcatttcCTTGACACCAATGGTACATCCGagaattttgttgaatttggtATATGCCTTCTAGCAGCCAACTCTTTTACAAGTCCTCTCTTGTACGCTCGCCATCGCTTGCTTTCTAAGTAATTTTCAAATGCCGTTTGATAAGAAGGTATGCGGTTCTCTACTGTCATGCGCATTGGTTCTAAGCATCTGCCTCGTTCATGGCGTAGAAAAGCGACTTGAGACACAAGAATACATTCCACTCGGCCGATTGAAATGATGAATGTTTTCTGCAGGTCTTCCCCTGTAAACAATTATATGAGAAATATAATAAATACTTCGGACGATTGCAAGTGTTGAAGACACATTTAAATAATTAGCTTTTCCTCTATAAAagtgtaatacagggtgtccctgaaagctATCatgtactttttgaattttgacaattaaccaCACCGTTCGTGAAACATAAgcattttacgaaactccctcatttataaacctttccacggattccaatatcaatcaatgatctgtttcggagtgctaatcactgcgcatcatcagcgcatgaggcgtctattttcattgatagatatttgacgtGGCCTGTGTGgttcccaggatgtgagttttgcctgatgcaatttgtggttaaatgttgatctcttactagttattaccgtcgatttggtcgaaaaaggaggtgagacatgatcaaatctctccaggtaacaaaacgtaatggaactttttggtttgttcctttatACTTACCAACACCAAAGAAATCTCCGCTTTTGATggttgcaacatgcaagtatttACCCATTAATTTCTGATGTTTCtccaatttcaatgtttttgtgACGTCATGCTTGCCATTGATTGGCGGAAGGGAATATTGCGTGCGTCCATGAGGAAGCTGACTCTGCAGCATGGTGATCTCACGTACTACTTTGCATTTACCAGATTTAATGAAATATACTCTATCAGGGGGTTCCGTAAGGTCACCGAGTATTACCTGTGATTAGAGAAAGAAATAAGAAGAAcaatgaccaagttaggtcaaaatcgatgtaagtatGGGAGTGCTATAGAGCAAatataatggttgacagaaagaagaacctgtaagcaGCGTTActcacgtcacggctgtgtaattcaATACCAAATAACAGccaaccaacaaacaaacaaacaaacaaacaaacaaacaaacaaatgattaAGCAAACCTTTTAAGTTAGTTTCGgttttttttgttaattaaatCTAATTAGGTGCCATGTCTTATAATTAGGAATTAGGATATAAAGAAAAGTTTCTGTACTTAGTTTAAAGGCccatttgctcatccggacgatcagcgtaaaaatcatcaagattcagattttggtacctttgtcattgtcatagatgtgctaacatatagcctgcgagtggttcagccgaaagccgtgtatttaatacaaaataaggcatttacatgaatctgtgaatttatatactgacagtataaataAGCTGTATGTATTTGAATGTGacctcaactttgtcaatactgctgttttcccaCACTGCTGGCAAACAAAAGAACCCTGTTATAAATTACCCtgttataaaacaaacaaacaaacaaaccgtaTTTGGAAGGTAGACTACTATTTTTGCCCTGTCATTTGTTGCTCTCAATTCTTTCTCTTCCCAGTCATCGAATGATGATAGAGATCGCAATGAATCAAACCGAGTGTCCCATTCTGATTGGTAACTTCTTCCTAACACCATGTCAAAGTCGGATTTGTCTAATCGAAGAAACTCCGTGTCCCCTATATCAATATGACATAATAAAGGAACATCAAAATTGGAAGTGACGCTATATAATGATGTGATTATTGtaataaaaatcaaaacttttttttctcaGAATCTCCCTAGCCTTTTATAAAGTTTGTTTCTGATGACATGTATAAGTATAATCATTAGGCATGCTCACATTTGTGATTTTACTACAGCACGTTATAAATTGAATCACGCGATAGTATAGGCAACGGGTCATTTTAAagttggaattatggaaactagAATATTTTTTacagctaaattgttggtctagtGCATCTTTAGAATGGCAACAATTAGATGACTCCAACTGTGACgtcagatttattttaaaatgcTCAAATTGGGACAAAATCATAAAATCATGGCCTTGacaacataaataataataataataataacactaataattattttaaaaaaacagtaaaaatgtcctttaaagaattttaaaaactagatatttaaaaaaatctagattagattttaaaaattagattaaattttAGATTagattttagatttaaaaaaatctaggaataatatttttaacttctttatatttgaccaacttataataaataataaataatcacaAAAAATGGACAGATGTAAAAGTATAGATTTTACCTTTTGTAATAATTGTTGCTGCTCGCTTGGTTCCATGTAGAAGGGATAGCTCACCAAAGGACGATCCAGCTTTGGACTGGCCTACATACTGAGTGTGCTGGGTACCTGTATACAGCATAAAGTTAATAAatttaaatgttcattttttgTAAAGGGAACTCTACCCATACCCCTGCCTGTAACTATAAGGTTCTTGTAATTAAGCAAAACTATAGCTTAAATGCTGGGCTAAAATGCAGTGAGAGCATTTCACAGACTGGGATAGACTGAAATTTAAAATTTCCCCCAGTAGCggggggagagggggggggggtggcagggggcagagtggcaaaaaatgaaagaaaaaagtgcccctccgacaaaaaatgaaagagaaaatcaagagggcaaaggaaaagaaaaggggcaaggagccccttttctaccaaaattcagcccgatcatgggccaaaatagtgtaaaatacaaacattgtGAAGATAAAACCATTTCTATCCTGATAATgggtgaaaatagtgtaaaatgccaaattgttgcacgctacgcgcgcacatcgtcccaataaagccttgtTTTGAAGCtctatatgtattgtatgatgcaactgtaatttttgcgtctgtgcccccgaaattttattttacccccctgaccaaaaaagctggctacgtccCTGCCGTCCCATAACCTCCTAAATTTTAATGTTTCCGCCGTCATTGAACACGTAGGCTTACCTGTTCTTTTGTCAACCTCTGTCACTTCTGCTGTCACCGTACCACTCAGGATAAAATAGAAGGAAAGCCCTGGATGGCCTTGTCTCACGATCACTCGACCATCCTCAAAGTTTTCATAATGTAGTACGGATGCCAAGTCACGTTTGATGGGGACAGAGTAACTTTGGAAACATTTCAGCTAAATTATCCAACAAGAGAAGACAAAAGAATTTAGTGAGTAGGCTTAAATTCTTTTTATGGTTTTACACATAACACGTCTACAGCAGAATAATTAGGCTAATATCGGTGATACCACGGTGAATATATAAAACCACGCCTTTCAGTATCATGGTACATAGGGTCCAGCGAGCTCAGCCCCCcctaataatatttttgatacattttctgaCTCCGAGCGGACCCCCCCCCCGCACCCAAGAACAAGTCATCAACAAAATATGCTTTTGTCCGCTCCCAATGTTGAAACACTGTGTATGAACAGGGATATGGTATGAATTCATATGATATGTCCCGCGGGATCCTGGGTATCATGCATGTCCACGTTTTCCGAtattgcgctatctactgaagacagcaacagcAATACGTTAATATTAGAAGGGAATTActattaggcctatactttttaAGATGCCTCCCTCAGGCACCTTTTCTTCAACATCTAAAAAACCTTTCTACCATGAATTTGCATGTGGATATTTTCTTGGGACATTCTCCTTTGTTTTGGAATTCCGAGACGACAGTCACGACAGGTGTTTTGTTCATCGGGAAACGTAATTACAAACATTGTTGTTAGCGTGATCTGATATACTTTGCAAAATTGAACAAGTTTGTTTGTATTTAGCAGATTTTTGAAGCAACAACTGAAATACAAGTTTTACAGTCCCAACGGTAAACGTATCTGAAGAACTCATGTGCGACTGCAATGATTAATAACATTCAAGAtccttgaaatatttttttttaaatcacacaaaaaaacacGATTCGTtctattttatttcttatttgtttacttgttttacAGCTAATCATGCATACAATCCAAAAGTGCTGCTATCACCAACCTTCGTTACAAACGGGATGAGGTAAGCCAGATCTTCAGCCGATCTCTCCCACGGATTCttcgtcaagataatcttggCCGCAGGTGGAAGTGCACTGACTGTCTGCACATTGGCTTTGAATTCATTCACATCAAATGTCAGTCTCTGCTCCTTGCCGTCTTGGTCTTCGACAACAAAGGATCTTTGTTCTTCCTGCTTGCTTTCACCAAGAACCTTAGCCCATTTCAAGTTGTTTTTTACTTGGTTGGCAATGAGACGACCACGTTCCAATGGAGTACGCTCTCCCTGTATTAATATGAGGGAAACACGGGGAAACTAAAGTTTATGAAATATAGGGGCCTACTTTCCTCATAGGCTAGGCCTGCCATAAAAGTTTCCAATCTTCAAGGGGGCGGCACATCATAATGCTTTGGTTTTGAGTATAtgttgaaattatcaaaatcaatggtcTTTAAAAGCGTTGTTTCATTTTTTGTGTGTGGTTAAATTCAGTTGTCAAATTGGACCTGCGCAGGCGGGGTCGTTCCTGGAAGTATTTGGTCAAAAACGCATAGGCCTAATTCATCAATGTTGCGGGATGGTTGCATTGACCATCCCCCCTTGTTGAATATTGGGGGAATTTACCtattttaatagcttttaatggggtttaagtcctgcaaaggtcgagatgaattctactgtagacatgactgcatcatgtgagaAACAGTAACGGCCCCAGGACGCTGCCTTGAGGGACGCCAGATGATACTGTAGCCTCACTGCTGCGTTGACCATCTAGGAGGACTTGTTGGGAGCGATTGTGTAGGAAGTCCCGAATCCATtttttttgcatctatttttgCCGAAAGtggggattgacgcccatgcttgTAGGTCTATACTATATTTTTGCCACTCGATAAAACTAGTACCGAGTAGGTCTATTTATAATTTTGTATGTTCCAATTGGTCTTgtctttaggcctaggcctatcctACATGCAGATCATTGAAAATGTATGTGCTTGCTAAATGCTGATGCCAGCAAAAATATCACGTACGCCTAATTATAATTAGGAATGCTACCTTACCGGATTAGATTTTGGCTTAATAATCTGTATAGGCTCGTCGGGTAAGTCGAGTAATTTGTTTTCTAAAACAGGAAGATCACTCAAGGTATCTTTATC
Proteins encoded:
- the LOC140159976 gene encoding uncharacterized protein, which produces MDVVVSPDDMDIMMKQAHKARRGGLDEGSVGVSADESPITTASEASESSDDTDEDKDTLSDLPVLENKLLDLPDEPIQIIKPKSNPGERTPLERGRLIANQVKNNLKWAKVLGESKQEEQRSFVVEDQDGKEQRLTFDVNEFKANVQTVSALPPAAKIILTKNPWERSAEDLAYLIPFVTKLKCFQSYSVPIKRDLASVLHYENFEDGRVIVRQGHPGLSFYFILSGTVTAEVTEVDKRTGTQHTQYVGQSKAGSSFGELSLLHGTKRAATIITKGDTEFLRLDKSDFDMVLGRSYQSEWDTRFDSLRSLSSFDDWEEKELRATNDRAKIVVYLPNTVILGDLTEPPDRVYFIKSGKCKVVREITMLQSQLPHGRTQYSLPPINGKHDVTKTLKLEKHQKLMGKYLHVATIKSGDFFGVGEDLQKTFIISIGRVECILVSQVAFLRHERGRCLEPMRMTVENRIPSYQTAFENYLESKRWRAYKRGLVKELAARRHIPNSTKFSDVPLVSRK